A window from Rhodocyclaceae bacterium encodes these proteins:
- a CDS encoding serine protease, translating into MLASLAAWRAVNDPASTRALPDAVLDAVVKLSVRTIEDARTGQTLGTEREGTGIVIRADDVPGEDARAGTLILTIGYLVIEAGSVLVITRDNRVLSASVIAFDHATGFGLLRASGRVTDHPLVLGDSSSVREMQPRYFVAQEGAGGASAAAVVSRRPFVGYWEYMLGEALFTVPGRSEHSGAALVDAEGRLLGVASLWVGDALDQGSALPGNMFVPTDLLRPLLPHLIAHGRGPEPARPWLGVYTAQDDSKVVVAHVMDQSPAQRVGIREGDVIIAVAADPVATPREFYERLWAAGAAGTRIRLRVLRGRLVLDALVNSIDRVEFFHPWKVRP; encoded by the coding sequence GTGCTCGCGAGCCTTGCCGCGTGGCGGGCGGTGAACGACCCGGCGTCGACCCGCGCGCTCCCCGACGCGGTGCTGGATGCGGTGGTGAAGCTGAGCGTGCGCACGATCGAGGACGCGCGCACCGGGCAGACCCTGGGCACCGAACGCGAGGGGACCGGGATCGTGATCCGCGCCGATGACGTGCCCGGGGAGGATGCCCGGGCCGGTACGCTGATCCTGACCATCGGCTATCTGGTGATCGAGGCAGGGTCGGTGCTGGTGATCACCCGCGACAACCGTGTGCTCTCGGCCAGCGTGATCGCATTCGACCATGCGACCGGTTTCGGGCTGTTGCGTGCCAGCGGCAGGGTCACCGACCATCCGCTGGTGCTGGGCGATTCCTCGTCGGTGCGCGAGATGCAGCCGCGCTACTTCGTCGCGCAGGAGGGCGCCGGGGGCGCGAGCGCCGCGGCAGTCGTGTCGCGCCGGCCATTCGTCGGCTACTGGGAGTACATGCTGGGTGAAGCGCTGTTCACCGTCCCGGGGCGTTCGGAGCACAGTGGCGCCGCGCTGGTCGATGCCGAGGGTCGGTTGCTGGGCGTCGCCTCGCTGTGGGTCGGCGATGCGCTCGACCAGGGCAGCGCCCTGCCCGGCAACATGTTCGTGCCGACAGATCTGCTGCGGCCGCTGTTGCCCCACCTGATCGCGCATGGCCGCGGCCCCGAGCCGGCACGCCCCTGGCTTGGCGTCTACACGGCCCAGGACGACAGCAAGGTGGTCGTGGCGCACGTGATGGACCAGTCTCCGGCGCAGCGTGTGGGTATCCGCGAGGGCGACGTGATCATCGCGGTGGCTGCCGATCCGGTGGCCACGCCGCGCGAATTCTACGAAAGGCTCTGGGCCGCCGGTGCCGCCGGCACCCGGATCCGGCTGCGGGTACTGCGCGGTCGGCTGGTGCTCGATGCGCTGGTCAATTCGATCGACCGGGTCGAGTTCTTCCATCCCTGGAAGGTCCGGCCATGA
- a CDS encoding universal stress protein, with product MSIKVLLAVDGSETSDRATDRVIALHRAGAPFEVTVIQVQPFMSIEAQAMHLQSYGEASMKSARARLDAAGIPCQTHIAMGPAGVRISEFADAGGFELVVLGTKGLGWVNTVLMGSVAKAVIELCSVPVVLVR from the coding sequence ATGTCGATCAAGGTGCTTCTGGCAGTCGATGGTTCCGAAACGTCCGATCGGGCGACCGACCGGGTGATCGCCCTGCATCGGGCCGGGGCGCCGTTCGAGGTGACGGTGATCCAGGTGCAGCCCTTCATGAGCATCGAGGCGCAGGCGATGCACCTGCAGTCCTACGGCGAAGCATCCATGAAATCCGCTCGCGCTCGCCTCGACGCAGCTGGCATTCCCTGCCAGACCCATATCGCGATGGGCCCTGCGGGCGTTAGAATCAGCGAGTTCGCCGATGCCGGAGGCTTCGAACTGGTGGTGCTGGGTACCAAGGGCCTTGGCTGGGTGAACACCGTGCTCATGGGTTCGGTCGCGAAGGCCGTGATCGAGTTGTGCAGCGTGCCCGTCGTGCTGGTTCGCTGA
- the mdeB gene encoding alpha-ketoglutarate dehydrogenase gives MDESIPNPAEDSPGLPAARAFLRVAPPDEDPEETREWLEAFEQTIAREGPERATFLLRRLFDLARSKRVPLPPVLNTPYRNSIPLEAQPQYPGDLDIENRLSAIIRWNALAMVVRANRAHPELGGHIASYASAADLFEVGFNHFFRGGQDGDLVYFQPHSSTGVYSRAFLEGRIDEDQLDHYRRETGGRGLPSYPHPWLMPSFWQFACASMGLGPINAIYQARFLRYLEHRGLLETRGRRVWAFVGDGEMDEPESLAGLSLAGREGLDNLVFVVNCNLQRLDGPVRGNGSIIQELEGLFAGAGWNVVKLLWGSDWDPLFARDHEGILLRRLHETVDGEFQKYAATDGAFNRENFFNRYPELRQLVAHLTDADIDRLRRGGHDPVKIHAAYHAAVRHRGQPTVILAQTKKGYGMGHWGQGRMGTHQQKKLDEEALLAFRDRFALPLSKDDVAQLRFHRPDADSPEMRYLHQRRAALGGYLPRRSTEVPALPVPPLPAFARLLEGSGAREQSTTMVFVQMLGQLLKDPALGPRIVPIVADEARTFGMQALFRQVAIYSAVGQLYEPEDRDELVYYKEAREGQILEEGISEAGAISSWLAAATSYSTHGLPMLPFYTFYSIFGFQRIGDLIWAAADMRSRGFLIGATAGRTTLSGEGLQHQDGTSHLIASTYPNCVAYDPCWGYEVAVIVHDGMRRMLEAREDVFYYVTVMNENYPQPPMPADATEGILRGMHRVRPGNAAPGARPVRLLGSGTILREVLAAAEVLEATHGVDAEVWSVTSFTELRRDGLDCDAWNLHNPHAPRTPWITAALGAGSGPVVAATDYVRALPDLVRGWVPAPYVTLGTDGFGRSDTRQALRAFFGVDATSIVQATLAALRTA, from the coding sequence ATGGACGAGAGCATCCCGAACCCCGCTGAAGACAGTCCGGGCCTTCCCGCCGCCCGGGCATTCCTCCGCGTCGCGCCACCCGACGAGGATCCGGAAGAGACCCGCGAGTGGCTGGAGGCGTTCGAACAGACGATCGCGCGCGAAGGCCCCGAGCGCGCGACCTTCCTGCTGCGCCGGCTGTTCGACCTGGCGCGATCGAAGCGCGTGCCGCTGCCGCCGGTGCTGAACACGCCTTACCGCAACTCGATCCCGCTGGAGGCGCAACCGCAGTATCCCGGCGACCTCGACATCGAGAACCGGCTGTCGGCGATCATCCGCTGGAATGCGCTGGCGATGGTCGTGCGCGCCAACCGTGCGCATCCGGAGCTCGGTGGCCACATCGCCAGCTATGCGTCGGCCGCAGACCTGTTCGAAGTCGGCTTCAACCATTTCTTCCGTGGCGGGCAGGACGGCGACCTGGTGTACTTCCAGCCGCACTCGTCGACGGGCGTGTATTCGCGCGCCTTCCTCGAGGGCCGCATCGACGAGGACCAGCTCGACCACTACCGGCGCGAGACCGGTGGCCGCGGCCTGCCGTCGTATCCCCATCCATGGCTGATGCCATCGTTCTGGCAGTTCGCCTGTGCATCGATGGGGCTGGGACCGATCAACGCGATCTACCAGGCGCGTTTCCTGCGCTACCTGGAGCATCGCGGGCTGCTCGAGACGCGCGGCCGTCGCGTCTGGGCGTTCGTCGGCGACGGCGAGATGGACGAGCCGGAATCGCTGGCCGGGCTGTCGCTGGCCGGGCGCGAAGGACTCGACAACCTCGTGTTCGTCGTCAACTGCAACCTGCAGCGGCTGGACGGTCCGGTGCGCGGCAACGGCTCGATCATCCAGGAACTGGAGGGTCTGTTCGCGGGTGCCGGCTGGAACGTGGTCAAGCTGCTCTGGGGATCGGACTGGGACCCGCTGTTCGCGCGCGACCATGAAGGAATCCTGCTGCGCAGGCTGCACGAGACGGTCGATGGAGAGTTCCAGAAGTACGCGGCAACCGATGGCGCGTTCAACCGCGAGAACTTCTTCAACCGCTATCCCGAGCTTCGGCAGCTGGTTGCCCACCTGACCGATGCCGACATCGACCGGCTGCGTCGTGGTGGGCACGACCCGGTGAAGATCCACGCGGCCTACCACGCGGCGGTACGCCACCGCGGCCAGCCGACCGTGATCCTCGCGCAGACCAAGAAGGGCTACGGCATGGGCCACTGGGGGCAGGGCCGCATGGGTACCCACCAGCAGAAGAAGCTCGACGAGGAAGCGCTGCTCGCGTTCCGCGACCGCTTCGCGCTGCCGCTGTCGAAGGACGATGTCGCGCAGCTGCGTTTCCACCGGCCGGACGCGGACAGCCCCGAGATGCGCTACCTGCACCAGCGGCGCGCCGCGCTGGGCGGTTACCTGCCCCGGCGCAGCACCGAGGTGCCGGCGCTGCCGGTGCCGCCGCTGCCCGCGTTCGCGCGGCTGCTCGAGGGCTCGGGCGCGCGCGAGCAGTCGACGACGATGGTGTTCGTGCAGATGCTCGGCCAGCTGCTCAAGGATCCGGCGCTCGGCCCGCGCATCGTGCCGATCGTCGCCGACGAGGCGCGTACCTTCGGCATGCAGGCGCTGTTCCGGCAGGTGGCGATCTACTCGGCCGTCGGCCAGCTGTACGAACCGGAGGACCGCGACGAACTCGTCTACTACAAGGAGGCGCGCGAAGGGCAGATCCTGGAGGAGGGCATCAGCGAGGCGGGGGCGATATCGTCCTGGCTGGCGGCGGCCACCAGCTATTCGACGCACGGCCTGCCGATGCTGCCGTTCTACACCTTCTATTCGATCTTCGGTTTCCAGCGCATCGGCGACCTGATCTGGGCGGCGGCCGACATGCGCTCGCGCGGCTTCCTGATCGGTGCCACGGCCGGCCGCACCACGCTGTCGGGCGAGGGCCTGCAGCACCAGGACGGGACCAGCCACCTGATCGCGTCGACCTACCCGAACTGCGTGGCCTACGACCCGTGCTGGGGCTACGAGGTCGCCGTGATCGTGCACGACGGCATGCGCCGGATGCTCGAGGCGCGCGAAGACGTCTTCTACTACGTCACCGTGATGAACGAGAACTACCCGCAGCCGCCGATGCCGGCCGATGCGACGGAAGGCATCCTGCGCGGCATGCACCGGGTTCGCCCGGGCAATGCGGCGCCTGGCGCCCGGCCGGTACGGCTGCTCGGCAGCGGAACCATCCTGCGTGAAGTGCTGGCCGCAGCCGAAGTGCTCGAGGCAACCCACGGCGTCGATGCGGAAGTCTGGAGCGTGACCAGTTTCACCGAACTGCGGCGCGACGGGCTCGATTGCGATGCGTGGAACCTGCACAACCCGCACGCGCCGCGCACGCCATGGATCACCGCTGCGCTCGGCGCCGGCAGTGGTCCGGTGGTGGCCGCGACCGACTATGTGCGCGCGCTGCCGGACCTCGTGCGCGGCTGGGTACCGGCGCCGTATGTCACGCTCGGTACCGACGGATTCGGCCGCAGCGACACCCGGCAGGCGCTGCGGGCGTTTTTCGGCGTGGATGCGACGTCGATCGTGCAGGCGACCCTGGCCGCGCTGCGCACGGCATAA
- a CDS encoding anion permease, whose protein sequence is MSEGQESLAAAQALAAVPMFAGLDPVDLAKLAGVLEERWFDAGSLVFEAGGEGDGLYIMREGVAERRVSGSAIDRIEPYESFGQLSLLTDEPRSASVVSVTAVRVWMLPRVRFDALLRGEPDLMLHLSAAIGLDLARTRRALGELQREVDTWVAGRLRELDAGQRDLVEAAALFERAPLAVLARLAEVDEDRARIRLAALARQSPLLRDEPDGYRVPVAIARSLQRGLQAEHRHTALAARICAIAVELEHLGQRNPAAAAYRAAGADSDALRLSARGTPAATAPDGREAALSEVASTSDAEPSAAAPARRPLPLRRLAGLALALLPLSLWTMTPPEGLGPAGWQALLTVVAAAILFATEALAEEVIALALIASWVVTGLVAPRVALDGFASQPWVLVLSVLAVGVAVGNTGLMYRVALAALGRKPAGFASRCITLGLVGTAVTPTLPNATSRTALAAPMVREIAEALGFEPGGRAATGLALAALIGFGQMAGLFLTGSSVGLLVHGLLPDEVRSQFGFAGWFVAALPLHLLLFAGGVSAVVWLYRPTAAAANPGDRLALQRAVLGPMRADEKLCLAVLIGLIAGFLTEPWHGINGAWLGVGALVVLALGRALDTTMVRTGVNWPFLLFFGAISSLATVFTTLGIGTWLGARLAAVIQSMALGSLSFCLVLALVGFGLSFIVRWQAAAPLLTLVALPAAGAAQVHPFLVALVALVSTQVWFLPYQSTVYLALYHGSGECFSHRHARALAWLWGLLVLLSIALSMPVWRLMGLVGA, encoded by the coding sequence GTGAGCGAGGGCCAGGAGTCGCTTGCCGCGGCGCAGGCACTGGCTGCGGTGCCCATGTTCGCCGGGCTTGACCCAGTCGACCTCGCGAAGCTCGCGGGCGTGCTCGAGGAGCGCTGGTTCGATGCCGGATCGCTCGTGTTCGAGGCCGGCGGCGAAGGCGACGGTCTCTACATCATGCGCGAGGGCGTCGCGGAGCGGCGCGTGTCGGGGTCCGCGATCGACCGCATCGAACCCTACGAGAGCTTCGGGCAACTGTCCTTGCTTACCGACGAGCCGCGCTCGGCGAGCGTGGTCTCGGTGACCGCAGTACGAGTCTGGATGCTGCCCCGGGTCCGGTTCGATGCGCTGCTGCGCGGCGAACCGGACCTGATGCTGCACCTGAGCGCCGCGATCGGGCTCGACCTTGCCCGTACTCGGCGCGCGCTCGGCGAACTGCAGCGGGAAGTCGATACCTGGGTGGCCGGACGCCTGCGAGAGCTCGATGCCGGTCAGCGCGACCTCGTCGAGGCGGCAGCCCTGTTCGAACGCGCGCCGCTGGCGGTGCTGGCACGGCTGGCCGAGGTCGACGAGGACAGGGCGCGGATCAGGCTGGCGGCGCTCGCGCGCCAGTCGCCCCTGCTGCGCGACGAGCCGGACGGCTACCGCGTGCCGGTTGCGATCGCCCGCTCGCTGCAACGCGGGCTGCAGGCCGAGCACCGCCATACCGCGCTCGCGGCGCGCATCTGCGCGATTGCAGTCGAGCTCGAGCATCTGGGCCAGCGCAACCCTGCAGCTGCCGCATATCGCGCGGCCGGCGCCGACAGCGATGCATTGCGCCTGAGCGCGCGCGGTACGCCTGCGGCGACGGCGCCGGACGGGCGGGAAGCTGCCCTGTCCGAGGTGGCATCGACAAGCGATGCCGAACCGTCCGCGGCCGCGCCGGCGCGCCGGCCTCTGCCGCTGCGCAGGCTCGCGGGACTGGCGTTGGCCCTGCTGCCGCTGTCGCTGTGGACGATGACGCCGCCGGAGGGTCTCGGCCCGGCGGGCTGGCAGGCCCTCCTGACCGTCGTCGCAGCGGCCATCCTGTTCGCCACCGAGGCGTTGGCCGAAGAGGTGATCGCGCTGGCGCTGATCGCCTCTTGGGTAGTCACCGGCCTGGTCGCGCCACGCGTCGCGCTGGACGGTTTCGCCAGCCAACCCTGGGTGCTGGTGCTGTCTGTGCTTGCGGTCGGTGTCGCCGTGGGCAACACCGGGCTGATGTACCGGGTCGCACTGGCGGCACTCGGCCGCAAGCCGGCCGGCTTCGCCAGCCGTTGCATCACGCTCGGGCTGGTCGGCACCGCCGTGACGCCGACGCTGCCCAATGCGACCAGCCGCACGGCGCTGGCTGCGCCGATGGTGCGCGAGATCGCCGAGGCGCTCGGCTTCGAACCCGGCGGTCGTGCGGCGACCGGGCTTGCGCTGGCGGCACTGATCGGCTTCGGACAGATGGCCGGCCTGTTCCTGACCGGCTCTTCGGTCGGCCTGCTGGTGCACGGCCTGCTGCCCGACGAGGTCCGGAGCCAGTTCGGGTTCGCCGGCTGGTTCGTCGCGGCCTTGCCGTTGCACCTGCTGCTGTTCGCCGGGGGGGTGTCCGCAGTGGTGTGGCTTTACCGGCCGACGGCCGCGGCTGCGAACCCCGGGGACCGGCTCGCGCTGCAGCGTGCGGTACTGGGGCCGATGCGTGCGGACGAGAAGCTCTGCCTCGCGGTGCTCATCGGCCTGATCGCCGGCTTCCTGACCGAGCCGTGGCACGGCATCAACGGCGCATGGCTCGGCGTCGGTGCGCTGGTCGTGCTGGCGCTCGGCCGTGCGCTCGACACGACGATGGTGCGTACCGGCGTGAACTGGCCGTTCCTGCTGTTCTTCGGCGCGATCTCCAGCCTGGCGACCGTGTTCACCACGCTCGGTATCGGTACCTGGCTGGGTGCGCGGCTTGCCGCAGTCATCCAGTCGATGGCCCTGGGCAGCCTGTCGTTCTGCCTGGTCCTGGCGCTGGTCGGCTTCGGCCTGTCGTTCATCGTGCGCTGGCAGGCCGCTGCGCCCCTGCTGACGCTGGTCGCACTGCCGGCGGCCGGCGCGGCGCAGGTACATCCGTTCCTGGTTGCACTGGTGGCGCTGGTATCGACGCAGGTGTGGTTCCTGCCTTACCAGAGTACGGTCTACCTGGCGCTCTACCACGGCTCCGGCGAGTGCTTCTCGCACCGGCATGCGCGTGCGCTGGCCTGGCTGTGGGGCCTGCTGGTGCTGCTGTCGATCGCGCTGTCGATGCCGGTATGGCGGCTGATGGGGCTCGTCGGCGCCTGA
- a CDS encoding CoA-acylating methylmalonate-semialdehyde dehydrogenase — MNELVTFWINGARHAARSGRSGEVTNPATGQVIRKVALGDAADVDAAVRAASAAFSDWSTTPPLRRARVMAKFKELIELNRDRLARLITEEHGKTLPDAQGEVQRGLEVVEFASGVPHLQKGEHAEDVGRGIDCHSRMQAIGVCAGITPFNFPVMVPCWMFPVAIACGNTFVLKPSEKDPSASMLLAELLKEAGLPDGVFNVVHGDKVAVDALLQHPSVRAVSFVGSTPIAKYVYETAARGGKRVQALGGAKNHAVVMPDADIDFAADAIAGAGYGSAGERCMAISAVVAVGGIGDELVAKIARIGAGYKVAPGDVAGADMGPLVSKAHRDKVKGYVDSGESEGAALVLDGRRLSVDGHEQGYFLGPTLFDHVSPEMSIYRDEIFGPVLSVVRVDTLDEAIALVNRNEFGNGTAIFTASGGAARKFQNEIEVGMVGVNVPIPVPMAFFSFGGWKQSLFGDLHVHGMEGICFYTRTKVITERWPSAAVAAPVAGRSTVMPTHG, encoded by the coding sequence ATGAACGAACTCGTCACCTTCTGGATCAACGGCGCACGCCACGCCGCCCGCAGCGGCCGCAGCGGCGAGGTCACCAACCCGGCAACCGGCCAGGTCATCCGCAAGGTCGCTCTGGGCGATGCTGCCGATGTCGACGCGGCGGTGCGAGCGGCCAGCGCTGCCTTCTCCGACTGGAGCACTACCCCGCCGCTGCGCCGGGCACGGGTCATGGCGAAGTTCAAGGAACTGATCGAACTCAATCGCGATCGGCTGGCCAGGCTGATCACCGAAGAGCATGGCAAGACGCTGCCCGACGCCCAGGGCGAGGTACAGCGCGGCCTGGAGGTCGTGGAATTCGCGAGCGGCGTACCGCACCTGCAGAAGGGCGAGCATGCCGAGGACGTCGGGCGCGGCATCGATTGCCATTCGCGCATGCAGGCCATCGGCGTGTGCGCCGGCATCACGCCGTTCAATTTTCCCGTGATGGTGCCCTGCTGGATGTTCCCGGTGGCCATCGCCTGCGGCAATACCTTCGTCCTGAAGCCGTCCGAGAAGGACCCTTCGGCGAGCATGCTGCTGGCGGAACTGCTCAAGGAGGCCGGCCTGCCGGACGGCGTCTTCAACGTCGTGCACGGCGACAAGGTGGCCGTCGATGCATTGCTGCAGCACCCGTCGGTGCGTGCGGTTTCGTTCGTCGGCTCGACCCCGATCGCGAAGTACGTCTACGAGACGGCGGCGCGTGGCGGCAAGCGTGTGCAGGCGCTGGGTGGCGCGAAGAACCACGCTGTCGTGATGCCTGACGCCGACATCGACTTCGCCGCCGATGCGATCGCCGGCGCGGGTTACGGTTCGGCCGGCGAGCGCTGCATGGCGATCTCGGCGGTGGTGGCGGTAGGCGGCATCGGCGACGAACTGGTCGCGAAGATCGCCAGGATCGGCGCCGGCTACAAGGTTGCGCCCGGCGATGTCGCGGGCGCCGACATGGGGCCGCTGGTGTCGAAGGCGCACCGCGACAAGGTGAAGGGCTATGTCGACAGCGGCGAGTCCGAGGGCGCGGCGCTGGTGCTCGACGGCCGCAGGCTTTCGGTGGACGGCCATGAGCAGGGTTATTTCCTAGGACCCACGCTGTTCGACCACGTCAGCCCCGAGATGTCGATCTATCGCGACGAGATCTTCGGGCCAGTGCTTTCGGTGGTGCGCGTCGATACGCTCGACGAAGCCATCGCACTGGTCAACCGCAACGAATTCGGCAACGGCACCGCGATCTTCACCGCATCCGGTGGCGCTGCGCGCAAGTTCCAGAACGAGATCGAAGTCGGCATGGTCGGCGTCAACGTGCCGATCCCGGTGCCGATGGCATTCTTCTCGTTCGGTGGCTGGAAGCAGTCCCTGTTCGGCGACCTGCATGTGCATGGCATGGAAGGCATCTGCTTCTATACCCGTACCAAGGTGATCACCGAACGCTGGCCGTCGGCGGCGGTAGCGGCCCCGGTGGCGGGCCGCTCGACCGTGATGCCGACGCATGGCTGA
- a CDS encoding fumarylacetoacetate hydrolase family protein → MKVLTYLEDGRERLGFVNGAGMVDALRALEAHAAGGRAVPPEGAAWFANCLAFIGAGEPARALAASLLSMAPAAAIRALKTVRLAAPLRPSTILCSGSNYHDHNREKAAAPISGKEPEFFLKTADCVVGPEANIVYDERLTKKLDCETELAVVIGRPGRHIPVERALEHVFGYTIVNDVTARDRQVRRKPDGSTWYELGRGKVFDSAAPLGPWITTADEIPDPQALRLRTRINGELRQSASTGNMIWSCAELIHFFSTNLTLQPGMVIITGTPGGTAWSTDAELGGQWIGAADGEETLVPAKGYCQPGDVVECELERIGVLRNTVARA, encoded by the coding sequence GTGAAAGTACTGACTTACCTGGAAGACGGGCGCGAGCGCCTGGGTTTCGTCAACGGCGCCGGCATGGTCGATGCGCTGCGTGCGCTCGAGGCGCATGCGGCCGGCGGCAGGGCGGTACCGCCCGAGGGCGCAGCCTGGTTCGCCAACTGCCTGGCGTTCATCGGTGCCGGCGAGCCGGCGCGTGCGCTGGCCGCATCGCTGCTGTCGATGGCTCCGGCCGCTGCGATCCGCGCGCTGAAGACCGTGCGCCTGGCGGCGCCACTGCGACCGTCGACCATCCTGTGCAGCGGCAGCAACTACCACGACCACAACCGTGAGAAGGCGGCTGCGCCCATTTCCGGCAAGGAACCGGAGTTCTTCCTGAAGACGGCCGATTGCGTGGTCGGCCCCGAGGCGAACATCGTGTACGACGAGCGACTCACGAAGAAGCTCGACTGCGAGACCGAACTGGCGGTAGTGATCGGCAGGCCGGGACGGCACATCCCTGTGGAGCGCGCGCTCGAACACGTGTTCGGCTACACCATCGTCAACGACGTGACCGCGCGCGACCGGCAGGTGCGGCGCAAGCCCGACGGCAGCACCTGGTACGAACTGGGCCGCGGCAAGGTGTTCGACAGCGCGGCGCCGCTCGGTCCGTGGATCACCACGGCCGACGAGATTCCCGACCCGCAGGCGCTGCGCCTGCGCACCCGTATCAACGGCGAGTTGCGCCAGTCGGCGTCGACCGGCAACATGATCTGGTCGTGCGCCGAGCTGATCCATTTCTTCTCGACCAATCTCACGCTGCAGCCGGGCATGGTGATCATCACCGGCACGCCTGGCGGCACGGCGTGGTCGACCGATGCGGAACTCGGCGGCCAGTGGATCGGCGCGGCCGATGGCGAGGAGACGCTGGTCCCTGCGAAGGGCTACTGCCAGCCTGGCGATGTCGTCGAGTGCGAACTCGAGCGCATCGGTGTGCTGCGCAACACCGTCGCGCGCGCCTGA
- a CDS encoding universal stress protein codes for MNKVLLAVDGSECSDRAVSWVIGVVQAMNKPAEVHVVTVQPAIRDGLIRSFVSSDAIETYQREEGDKRLASARKLLDAAGTAYVSHILLGPIGPAIGDFAAQNACDGIVMGTRGLGGVSGLVLGSVATQVLQVATVPVTLIK; via the coding sequence ATGAACAAGGTACTGTTGGCTGTCGACGGATCCGAATGCTCGGACCGCGCCGTAAGCTGGGTGATCGGTGTCGTCCAGGCAATGAACAAACCGGCCGAGGTGCATGTGGTGACCGTCCAGCCGGCGATTCGCGACGGGTTGATCCGCAGCTTCGTCTCCAGCGATGCCATCGAGACCTACCAGCGCGAGGAGGGCGACAAGAGGCTCGCTTCCGCGCGCAAGCTCCTCGATGCAGCCGGTACCGCCTATGTGTCGCATATCCTGCTGGGTCCGATCGGGCCTGCCATCGGCGACTTCGCGGCCCAGAATGCCTGCGACGGTATCGTGATGGGTACCCGCGGCCTCGGCGGTGTCAGCGGGCTCGTACTCGGCTCGGTCGCCACCCAGGTGCTGCAGGTCGCCACCGTTCCGGTGACGCTGATCAAGTAA
- a CDS encoding tripartite tricarboxylate transporter substrate binding protein gives MVVPFAPGGIADITGRPLAQAMTRTLGQPIVIENRPGAGGGVGMVHVARQKPDGYTLLMALSSIVTIPEADRVNGRAPSYQMKEFTPVALVSADPTVLIVRADSPWKTVADLMKDARSRPGKITYSSSGIYGTLHVAVEMLAQSAGAQLLHVPFGGGGPAMSALLGGQVEVTAQAPGVASPHVKAGKVRLLGSWGGQRLKAFPDLPTMREAGYEAEFYIWSGVFAPAGLPAEVLARVRGSVKEAVADAGFIKAMSAMETPIMHLQGAEFDDFLQRDSKRLADVIRRMGKLE, from the coding sequence ATGGTCGTACCGTTCGCGCCCGGCGGCATCGCCGACATCACCGGGCGCCCGCTGGCGCAGGCGATGACCCGCACGCTCGGCCAGCCGATCGTCATCGAGAACCGGCCCGGCGCGGGCGGCGGCGTCGGCATGGTGCACGTGGCGCGCCAGAAGCCCGATGGCTACACGCTGCTGATGGCGCTGTCGAGCATCGTCACCATCCCGGAAGCCGACCGCGTCAACGGGCGCGCGCCGAGCTACCAGATGAAGGAATTCACGCCGGTGGCGCTGGTGTCGGCCGATCCGACCGTGCTGATCGTGCGCGCCGACAGCCCGTGGAAGACGGTGGCCGACCTGATGAAGGACGCGCGCAGCCGTCCGGGCAAGATCACATATTCATCGTCGGGTATCTACGGCACGCTGCATGTCGCGGTCGAGATGCTGGCGCAGTCGGCGGGTGCGCAACTGCTGCACGTGCCGTTCGGCGGTGGCGGCCCCGCGATGAGCGCCCTGCTCGGCGGCCAGGTCGAGGTGACCGCGCAGGCGCCCGGGGTCGCCAGCCCGCATGTGAAGGCGGGCAAGGTGCGCCTGCTCGGCTCATGGGGCGGGCAGCGGCTCAAGGCCTTCCCCGACCTGCCCACGATGCGCGAGGCCGGTTACGAGGCGGAGTTCTACATCTGGTCCGGCGTGTTCGCGCCGGCCGGTCTGCCTGCCGAGGTGCTGGCGCGCGTGCGCGGCTCGGTGAAGGAGGCGGTCGCCGACGCCGGCTTCATCAAGGCGATGTCGGCGATGGAGACGCCGATCATGCACCTGCAGGGTGCCGAGTTCGACGATTTCCTGCAACGCGATTCGAAGCGGCTGGCCGACGTGATCCGCCGCATGGGCAAGCTGGAATGA